A region of the Geitlerinema sp. PCC 9228 genome:
ACGACCGCTCCTTGAAAGGCGTATTTGCTGGCTTGGGCGAAGACGTTACCGAAGAAAACCTGCAATCGCGGATTCGCGGCAACCTCCTCATGGCGCTGTCGAACAAATTCGGCTACCTGCTGCTTTCCACCGGCAACAAATCGGAGATGGCTGTAGGATACTGCACCCTCTACGGAGACATGAACGGTGGTCTAGCCGTCATCGCCGATGTGCCCAAAACCCGTGTCTACGCCCTATGCCACTGGCTCAACCAACAGCAAGCAACTGGCTGGCAAAGCAACTGCGAACGGTGCCTGCACACCCAAGCCGCAGAAATCATTCCCCAAAATATTTTAGAAAAACCCCCCAGTGCCGAACTCAAACCCGATCAAGCAGACAGCGATTCCCTACCCAGCTACGAAATTCTCGATGAAATCCTAGACCGCTTCATTCACAAACACCAATCCCGCCAAACCATTGTTGAGGCTGGTTTGCCCGCCGAGGTGGTAGACAAAGCCATAAACCTTGCCAACAAAGCTGAATTCAAACGCCGCCAAGCCCCGCCAGGTCTAAAAGTCACCGATCGCGCCTTTGGCACCGGCTGGCGCATGCCCGTAGCTGCTCAAAAAACCCTCCCCAACCCCGAAAAAAGCAAACACCTATGACGGTAGATTTTCGCAATACCAACACAGTTTGGGCGTCGGTCTTGGTGGAAACGCTGCAACGATTAGGAACGCGCTACGCCGTTGTTTCTCCAGGGTCGCGCTCTACTCCCTTAGCGGTGGCACTGGCAGCCCATCCGGGGATAGAAGTATTGCCCGTGCTTGACGAACGCACCGCCGGATTTTTCGCTCTGGGGATTGCCCGACAAACTGGCAAACCGACTGTTTTGGTTTGCACTTCTGGCACTGCAGCTGCCAACTACTATCCCGCCGTGGTGGAAGCCGCCGAAAGCCAAACCCCCCTGTTGGTGCTGACTGCCGACCGCCCCCCGGAGTTGCGCGAGTGCCGCGCCGGGCAAGCCATCGACCAGGTGAAGCTTTACGGTAGCTATCCCAACTGGCAGATAGAATTGGCAACGCCTGTGGCAGAGTTGGGTATGTTGCGCTACTTACGGCAAACCGTGGTGCATGCTTACCAGCGATCGCTATTTCCTGTGGCTGGGGTGGTGCATGTCAACGTGCCTTTACGCGATCCGCTGCCGCCGGTGTCGGAGTCGGGAAATGCTTTTTCTCCGGTTTCCGTGCAATACCAACTGCAAGAGGATTTTTTTGCCAACTTGCCCTCTCATTTCCCCATCAGCGGGCGCTTTATCCCGGAGGCGGCAGCCATGAGCGAAATTTTCGATCGCTGGTGCCAGTGCGATCGCGGTTTGATTGTGGTCGGGGGGGTGCAAGCTGCCAATCCCCGTCAATATGCTATGGCGGTGGGCAAACTGGCGCAAAGTTTGGGCTGGGCTGTTTTGGCAGATGGGATTTCGCCACTACGTCACTACGCCGCTGACAATCCCTACTTAATTTCCACCTACGATGCGATTTTGCGCAGTCGAGAACGCGCCCGGGAATTGGTGCCGGAACTGGTGCTGCAACTGGGGGAACTGCCGGTCAGTAAGACCCTGCGCAATTGGTTGGCGGGGGTGCCCCACCAACGCTGGGTGATAGACGCACGCGATCGCAATTTCGACGCCTTGCACGGTCAGAGTAT
Encoded here:
- the menD gene encoding 2-succinyl-5-enolpyruvyl-6-hydroxy-3-cyclohexene-1-carboxylic-acid synthase — protein: MTVDFRNTNTVWASVLVETLQRLGTRYAVVSPGSRSTPLAVALAAHPGIEVLPVLDERTAGFFALGIARQTGKPTVLVCTSGTAAANYYPAVVEAAESQTPLLVLTADRPPELRECRAGQAIDQVKLYGSYPNWQIELATPVAELGMLRYLRQTVVHAYQRSLFPVAGVVHVNVPLRDPLPPVSESGNAFSPVSVQYQLQEDFFANLPSHFPISGRFIPEAAAMSEIFDRWCQCDRGLIVVGGVQAANPRQYAMAVGKLAQSLGWAVLADGISPLRHYAADNPYLISTYDAILRSRERARELVPELVLQLGELPVSKTLRNWLAGVPHQRWVIDARDRNFDALHGQSIPLHTDVVSLSNYFCQYNQTAPFGAPTTYCQTWCRWEATMRQMLDGELAAVEEMVEPKAAWLLHRVLPPRTPVFVANSMPVRDWECFGPPNNLGIQPFFNRGANGIDGTLSAALGMAHRHLPGVLLTGDLALLHDTNGFLLHKQLSGHLTVVVINNQGGGIFEMLPISQFEPPFEQLFAMPQQVDLPQLCAAYGVAYEEIRSWSQFEAAFASLPVTGMRVLEVKCDRKRDRQWRQELWQRLVRR